A region of Anolis sagrei isolate rAnoSag1 chromosome 2, rAnoSag1.mat, whole genome shotgun sequence DNA encodes the following proteins:
- the TMEM205 gene encoding transmembrane protein 205, with protein sequence MVTEGEPSVLIKLLQLFVLSTAWGMQIWVTFIAGFVLFQGVSRHTFGLVQSKLFPFYFYTVLGCTFVNLSVFAMYHPRELLDARETIQIVLFFACLVLTLANASWFAHVTTKTMFKMQEIEKEHGLGAEVGLSGQKEAYQRLKEKDAKYRGLRQKFFKFHGLSSLCNLACVICTGVNLAFMALHLDSL encoded by the exons ATGGTCACTGAAGGCGAGCCAAGCGTCCTTATCAAGCTCCTCCAGCTTTTCGTCCTCTCCACAGCCTGGGGGATGCAGATATGGGTGACCTTTATTGCTG GGTTTGTCCTTTTCCAAGGAGTAAGTCGGCATACATTTGGCCTGGTACAAAGCAAGCTGTTTCCTTTCTATTTCTACACCGTACTTGGCTGCACTTTTGTGAACCTCTCCGTCTTTGCTATGTACCACCCACGGGAGCTTCTGGATGCCAGGGAAACAATCCAG ATCGTGCTCTTTTTTGCTTGTCTCGTCTTGACCTTGGCGAATGCCTCCTGGTTCGCCCACGTCACCACTAAGACCATGTTCAAGATGCAGGAGATTGAAAAGGAGCACGGACTCGGGGCAGAAGTGGGGCTGTCGGGCCAGAAAGAAGCTTACCAACGCCTGAAGGAGAAGGATGCTAAGTATCGGGGCCTCCGCCAGAAGTTCTTCAAGTTCCACGGCTTGTCCTCCCTCTGCAACCTGGCCTGTGTCATCTGCACAGGGGTGAATTTGGCATTCATGGCACTGCACCTGGACAGCCTGTAG